A window from Nocardioides mesophilus encodes these proteins:
- a CDS encoding GNAT family N-acetyltransferase: MSFSVRENPDQHRYEAVDGDTVAGYVEYVDHRGTRVLFHTEVDDAVEGQGIGSLLARSVLDSVTGAGLPTRVTCPFLVSYVEKHPEYADKVELG, translated from the coding sequence ATGAGCTTCTCCGTGCGAGAGAACCCTGACCAGCACCGCTACGAGGCGGTGGACGGCGACACCGTGGCCGGCTACGTGGAGTACGTCGACCACCGCGGCACCCGGGTGCTGTTCCACACCGAGGTCGACGACGCCGTCGAGGGCCAGGGGATCGGCAGCCTGCTGGCCCGCTCGGTGCTCGACTCCGTGACCGGCGCCGGCCTGCCGACCCGGGTGACCTGCCCGTTCCTGGTCTCCTACGTCGAGAAGCACCCTGAGTACGCCGACAAGGTGGAGCTCGGATGA
- a CDS encoding M13 family metallopeptidase yields MLDDARAGMDPDIRPQDDLFGHVNGRWLATTEIPSDRSAWGSFVVLADEAESRVKAIIEDLAESSPHEPGSNAQKIGDLYASFMDEDRVEALGVEPIRGDLDELAGLTTHEQLAGFVGRLERQGGGGFFGAYVDTDDRNSDRYLVNVLQGGLGLPDESYYREDKFAEIRAAYLAHLERMFGLADVPEAAAAAQRVLDLETRLAQGHWERAATRDVLKTYNLRTFAELKAASPAFAWDAWATGLGADDRTLAEVVVREPSYLEHLSGVIEQSDLEDWKAWTAIRVIRAASAYLSSAFVEETFDFYGKTLNGTPELRVRWKRGVAFVEGAVGEAVGEEYVARHFPPRAKEMMDDLVANLIEAYRRNIAALDWMGEETKQRAYRKLETFRPKIGYPEKFRDYSALEVRHDDLIGNARRAAAFESDRQLRKIGSPVDRDEWFMLPQTVNAYYNPGTNEICFPAGILQKPFFDVDAEPAENYGGIGAVIGHEVGHGFDDQGSQYDELGNLNEWWTAEDREAFAARSQKLIEQYDGYEPRELPGEKVNGSLTVGENIGDLGGITIALKAYEISLDGQESPVVEGLTGAQRVLMSFAHVWRTKRRKEQMLQLITTDPHSPAEFRANIVRNLDEFHEAFGTGPGDGLWLDPEDRVRIW; encoded by the coding sequence ATGCTTGACGATGCCCGCGCCGGCATGGACCCCGACATCCGCCCCCAGGACGACCTCTTCGGCCACGTGAACGGCCGGTGGCTGGCCACCACCGAGATCCCCTCGGACCGCTCCGCCTGGGGCTCCTTCGTGGTGCTCGCCGACGAGGCGGAGTCCCGGGTCAAGGCGATCATCGAGGACCTCGCCGAGAGCAGCCCGCACGAGCCCGGCTCCAACGCCCAGAAGATCGGCGACCTCTACGCCAGCTTCATGGACGAGGACCGTGTCGAGGCCCTCGGCGTGGAGCCGATCCGCGGCGACCTCGACGAGCTCGCGGGCCTCACCACCCACGAGCAGCTCGCCGGCTTCGTCGGCCGGCTCGAGCGGCAGGGCGGTGGCGGCTTCTTCGGCGCCTACGTGGACACCGACGACCGCAACTCCGACCGCTACCTCGTCAACGTGCTGCAGGGCGGCCTCGGGCTGCCCGACGAGTCCTACTACCGCGAGGACAAGTTCGCCGAGATCCGCGCGGCCTACCTCGCCCACCTCGAGCGGATGTTCGGCCTCGCCGACGTCCCCGAGGCGGCCGCCGCCGCGCAGCGGGTGCTCGACCTCGAGACCCGGCTGGCCCAGGGGCACTGGGAGCGTGCCGCCACTCGCGACGTGCTCAAGACCTACAACCTGCGGACGTTCGCGGAGCTCAAGGCAGCCTCGCCGGCGTTCGCCTGGGACGCCTGGGCGACCGGTCTCGGCGCCGACGACCGGACCCTGGCCGAGGTGGTCGTCCGGGAGCCGAGCTACCTCGAGCACCTCTCCGGGGTGATCGAGCAGTCCGACCTCGAGGACTGGAAGGCCTGGACGGCGATCCGGGTCATCCGCGCCGCCTCGGCGTACCTCTCCTCCGCGTTCGTCGAGGAGACCTTCGACTTCTACGGCAAGACCCTCAACGGCACCCCCGAGCTGCGGGTCCGGTGGAAGCGCGGCGTCGCGTTCGTCGAGGGCGCGGTCGGCGAGGCCGTGGGCGAGGAGTACGTCGCCCGGCACTTCCCGCCGCGCGCCAAGGAGATGATGGACGACCTGGTCGCGAACCTGATCGAGGCCTACCGCCGCAACATCGCCGCGCTCGACTGGATGGGCGAGGAGACCAAGCAGCGGGCCTACCGCAAGCTCGAGACCTTCCGCCCCAAGATCGGCTACCCGGAGAAGTTCCGCGACTACTCCGCCCTCGAGGTCCGCCACGACGACCTGATCGGCAACGCCCGACGGGCCGCTGCGTTCGAGTCCGACCGCCAGCTGCGCAAGATCGGCTCGCCGGTCGACCGCGACGAGTGGTTCATGCTGCCGCAGACCGTCAACGCCTACTACAACCCCGGCACCAACGAGATCTGCTTCCCCGCGGGCATCCTGCAGAAGCCGTTCTTCGACGTCGACGCCGAGCCGGCCGAGAACTACGGCGGCATCGGCGCCGTGATCGGGCACGAGGTCGGCCACGGCTTCGACGACCAGGGCTCGCAGTACGACGAGCTCGGCAACCTCAACGAGTGGTGGACCGCCGAGGACCGCGAGGCGTTCGCCGCCCGCAGCCAGAAGCTGATCGAGCAGTACGACGGCTACGAGCCGCGCGAGCTGCCCGGTGAGAAGGTCAACGGCTCCCTCACCGTCGGCGAGAACATCGGCGACCTGGGCGGCATCACGATCGCGCTCAAGGCCTACGAGATCAGCCTCGACGGCCAGGAGTCGCCGGTCGTGGAGGGACTCACCGGCGCCCAGCGGGTGCTGATGAGCTTCGCGCACGTGTGGCGCACCAAGCGTCGCAAGGAGCAGATGCTCCAGCTGATCACCACCGACCCGCACTCGCCGGCGGAGTTCCGCGCGAACATCGTGCGCAACCTCGACGAGTTCCACGAGGCGTTCGGCACCGGCCCGGGCGACGGGCTGTGGCTCGACCCGGAGGACCGCGTCCGGATCTGGTAG
- a CDS encoding pilus assembly protein CpaE, giving the protein MITVELAQRLRDTGLTWLPEPGDRFAIPERDLDGEVFVVSHMTIDAVQINGSDIVRFNGTTEWALDSIELSEVVWLPHESQLRALLGPAFRTLTSTEAGYAVEVREPHGLVSRHVAGDAECAYALALLAVLV; this is encoded by the coding sequence GTGATCACCGTCGAGCTCGCGCAACGGCTGCGCGACACCGGCCTCACCTGGCTCCCCGAGCCAGGTGACCGGTTCGCGATCCCGGAGCGCGACCTCGACGGCGAGGTGTTCGTGGTCAGCCACATGACCATCGACGCGGTGCAGATCAACGGCAGCGACATCGTCCGCTTCAACGGCACCACCGAGTGGGCCCTCGACAGCATCGAGCTCTCCGAGGTGGTGTGGTTGCCGCACGAGTCCCAGCTCCGGGCGCTGCTCGGCCCCGCCTTCCGCACGCTGACCTCGACCGAGGCCGGCTACGCCGTGGAGGTCCGGGAGCCGCACGGCCTGGTGTCGCGGCACGTGGCCGGCGACGCAGAGTGCGCCTACGCGCTCGCTCTGCTCGCCGTCCTCGTCTGA
- a CDS encoding glutathione peroxidase, whose product MDLLSTPIARLDGSPSTLGEITGGTPALLVNVASKCGLTPQYAALETLHEEYAGSGFTVVGLPCNQFRGQEPGSAEEIAEFCSATYGVTFPLTEKVEVNGDARHPLYDVLTTAPDEEGRTGDVQWNFEKFLVDGDGNVLARFSPGVVPDDPRIVEAVRAATA is encoded by the coding sequence ATGGACCTGCTCAGCACCCCGATCGCGCGCCTCGACGGCAGCCCCTCCACCCTCGGCGAGATCACCGGCGGCACGCCGGCACTGCTCGTCAACGTCGCCTCCAAGTGCGGACTGACCCCGCAGTACGCCGCCCTCGAGACGCTGCACGAGGAGTACGCCGGCAGCGGCTTCACCGTCGTCGGGCTCCCCTGCAACCAGTTCCGCGGCCAGGAGCCGGGCAGCGCCGAGGAGATCGCGGAGTTCTGCTCCGCGACCTACGGCGTCACCTTCCCGCTCACCGAGAAGGTCGAGGTGAACGGCGACGCCCGGCACCCGTTGTACGACGTGCTGACCACCGCCCCCGACGAGGAGGGCCGCACCGGCGACGTCCAGTGGAACTTCGAGAAGTTCCTCGTCGACGGGGACGGCAACGTCCTCGCCCGGTTCTCCCCCGGCGTCGTCCCGGACGACCCCCGCATCGTCGAAGCGGTGCGCGCGGCGACCGCCTGA
- a CDS encoding haloalkane dehalogenase, with product MDALRTPDDRFADLPGFAHEPRYAEVPDGDGGQLRMAYVDAAPAGGATDAPVALLLHGEPSWSFLYRDVIDVLVAAGIRCVAPDLVGFGRSDKPTRPEDHSYARHVEWVRALAFDVLDLREVTLVGQDWGGLVGLRLVAEHPDRFARVVAANTGLPTGDHGMPEVWWRFRHAVERAEHLDVSRLVASGCVTPLAPEVLAAYDAPFPDESFKAGPRAMPGLVPTAPDDPATEANRAAWEQLSGWEKPFLCAFSDSDPITAAMAPILRTVVPGAAGLEHPVIEGAGHFLQEDAGRRLGEVVAGFMTGSDTGSATGPDMGRGTGPTATTAAEEG from the coding sequence ATGGACGCCTTGCGCACCCCTGACGACCGGTTCGCCGACCTCCCCGGCTTCGCCCACGAGCCCCGCTACGCCGAGGTCCCGGACGGCGACGGTGGGCAGCTGCGGATGGCGTACGTCGACGCCGCTCCCGCGGGCGGGGCGACGGATGCGCCGGTGGCGCTGCTGCTGCACGGCGAGCCGAGCTGGTCGTTCCTCTACCGCGACGTGATCGACGTGCTGGTCGCGGCCGGGATCCGCTGCGTGGCCCCCGACCTGGTCGGCTTCGGCCGCTCCGACAAGCCGACGCGTCCCGAGGACCACAGCTACGCCCGGCACGTCGAGTGGGTGCGTGCGCTGGCCTTCGACGTGCTCGACCTGCGCGAGGTGACGCTCGTCGGGCAGGACTGGGGCGGTCTGGTCGGGCTCCGGCTGGTGGCCGAGCACCCGGACCGGTTCGCGCGCGTGGTCGCCGCCAACACCGGGCTGCCCACCGGCGACCACGGGATGCCCGAGGTGTGGTGGCGGTTCCGCCACGCGGTCGAGCGGGCCGAGCACCTCGACGTCAGCCGGCTGGTCGCCTCGGGCTGCGTCACCCCGCTCGCGCCGGAGGTGCTGGCGGCGTACGACGCGCCGTTCCCCGACGAGTCGTTCAAGGCGGGGCCGCGGGCGATGCCGGGGCTGGTGCCGACCGCCCCCGACGACCCGGCGACGGAGGCCAACCGGGCCGCCTGGGAGCAGCTCTCCGGGTGGGAGAAGCCGTTCCTGTGCGCGTTCAGCGACAGCGACCCGATCACCGCCGCGATGGCGCCGATCCTGCGCACAGTGGTGCCGGGGGCGGCCGGGCTCGAGCACCCGGTCATCGAGGGCGCCGGCCACTTCCTGCAGGAGGACGCCGGCCGGCGTCTCGGCGAGGTGGTCGCCGGGTTCATGACCGGGTCCGACACCGGGTCGGCGACCGGGCCCGACATGGGACGGGGGACCGGGCCCACCGCCACGACCGCGGCCGAGGAGGGCTGA